The Candidatus Palauibacter soopunensis region AGCCCGGCGGACCTCGTGCTGCTGGAGGGCAATCCGCTGGAGGCGGTCGGAAACACGCGCCGGATCGCGGGCGTTGTGCGGCGCGGCGAATGGCTGAACCGCGTGACACTGGACGCCCTGCTGCGGGAGGCCGCGGACCGCTGACCGCACTTGCAGCGCGGCGCCGCGACCGGTGAGGTTGGCCGTGAGATCCGGGTGCGCCGCCGGCAGCGCCGCCGACCGCGCCGAGATCCCGCTGGACCGGATCCGGGCCATCGCGACGAGGAATCGAACATCCGCTACATCACGCTTCTGGGCCTTGGCGCCCTTCTCCTTCTGCCGCGCCCGGCCCTCGGTCAGGAAGCCGTCCGCCGGGTCTCGCTTGCGGAGGCCCTCGGGGCGTTCGCGGAAAACAGCTTCGCCCTGAGGATCGCGCGCTCCGAGGCCGCCGAGATCGCCGGAGCCGCGCGCCAGTCTCGAGCCTGGTTCAACCCGTCGCTCTCGGTCAGGCGCGACGACCTCGACCGCAACGGCGACGAGTACTGGGAGGAGAATCTGCTCCTCTTTCAACCCCTGGAGTGGCCCGGTCGAACCGCCGCCCGCTACCGGGCGGCCGCCCACACGATCGAAGCGAGCACCGCCCGCTTCCGCAGTGACTCGACCCGGCTCGCCTTCGAGGTTCGCGAGGCCTGGGCGCTCGCGTGGTTTGCGGAAGCGGCGGAACTCACGGCGCGACAGGCCGCGGCGGTCATCCAGGAGGTGGCCGAGGACGCGGAGATTCGCTTGGAAGAAGGGGACATCTCCGCCTACGAAACGAGGCGATTGCGACTGGAACGGGTGCAGGCCGAGCAGGATGTGGCGGAGGCCGAACTCCGGTCTCGCGGCACCCGCAGGCGCCTCGCCGCACTGACCTTTCCCGGGACCGGAATCGAGGAGGTCGGACCGTCTGCGGCACTCGAAGGGCTTCCGCCCACGGTGACGCGGGAAGCCGCGCTGGGCGCGATGCCCGAACGCCCGGACCTGGAAGCCGCGGCTCGGGATCTCGACGCCGCGCAGGCCGAACTCGCCATTGCGAGGTCTCGCTGGATGCCCGACCCGACCGTCAGTCTGGGATATCGACGGCAGGAGGGCGGATTCCAGGGACTCAGCCTGGGTCTCGATCTCCCGCTGCCGCTGTTCGATCGCGGAGGCGGAAACCGGCAGGCCGCCGACGCCCGGAGCGCCGCGGCCGCCCATCGACTCGACCTCAGACGACGGCTGGCGGAGAACGACCTCCGGATGACCTCGGACCGGTACGCATCCAGCCGCGCCCGTCTCGAAGCCGCGGCCGATGGCCTGTTGGCGGATGCCGAGGCGCTGCTCGCCTCCGCGACGGCGGCGTACGCGGAAAACGAAATGTCGCTCCTGGAGTTGCTCGACGCGGCGAGCGCCTTCCGCAGCGCGCGGCTCAGCGCCCTGTCCATGCGATCCGCCGCGTGGATCGACTACTGGGACCTCCTGCGCGCCATGGGACGGGCCCCGGAGGGGGACCGACACTAGATTGGACGTATGCACCCGCACGAATTGACGCCCCGGCAGCTTGAGGCCGCGGAAGCCCCCGACGGGCTCCCGGATCTGGCCGACGCCGAGTTCACGGCGCTGGGCAGGCGCGCGCGCCGGGTGGAGGGGCTGCGCAAGTCGACCGGCCGCGAGATCTACACGGACGACATCGTCCTGCCGGGGATGCTGCACGGGAAGATCCTCCGCTCCACCGAGGCGCACGCGCGGATCGTCTCCATCGACACCGCCGAAGCGGAGGCCCTCGAGGGCGTGTACGGCGTCATCACCGGACGGGACATGCCGACGCCGTACGGGATCATCCCCTGGACTCGCGACGAACACGCGCTCTGCCTCGACAAGGTGCGCTTCATCGGCGACGCGGTGGCGGCGGTGGCGGCGGTCGACGAGGACACGGCGAACGCGGCGCTGGAGCGGATCCACGTCGAGTACGAACCGCTTCCCGTCTATCTCTCACCCGAGGAGTCGCTGACGCCCGAGGCGGCCGCGGAACCCATCCACGCGCCTCGCAAGCCGGGGGGGAACGGCAACATCCTCAAGCACGTCCACCTCGAGTTCGGGGATGTGGACGCGCAAATGGCGGAAGCGGACGTCACGGTCGAGGGGGAGTACTTCTTCCACGGGACGACGCACACGCCGATCGAGCCCCACTGCGCGATCTCCCGACTCAACCCGGATGGCGTGCTCGAAGTGTGGTCCTCGACGCAGGTCCCGCACTACCTGCAGCGGGACCTGGCGCGGGTGCTCGACCACGACGTCGCGAAGGTGCGGGTCGTGCAGCCGGCCGTGGGCGGGGCCTTCGGCGGCAAGTCGGAGCCGTTCGATCTCGAGTTCTGCGTGGCGCTCCTCGCGATGCGGACGGGCCGCCCGGTGAAGATCCTCTACACACGCGAGGAGCTTTTCTACTCGCACCGCGGCCGCCACCCCATGCGCATGAAGTACCGGCTGGGCGCCTCGCGCGAAGGGAAGCTGCGGGCGCTCGATGCGCACACGATCCTGGACGGCGGCGCCTACGCCTCGTTCGGTCTCGTGACGACGTACTACTCGGGACAGCTGCTCACCTCGCCCTGTCACATCGAGTCCTACCGTTTCGACTCGACGCGCGTCTACACGAATGTCGCGCCGTGCGGTCCCAAGCGCGGCCACGGCTCGGTGCAGCCCCGCTTCGCGTACGAGATCTCGCTCGACAAGATGGCCCGGAAGCTCGGCCTCGACCCGTTCGAACTCCGCCGCCGCAACTTCATGGGCACGGGTCGGACGGTGAACGAGTTCAAGGTCCGGTCCAACGGCTTCCTCGAGTGCCTCGAGGCGGTGGAACGCGCCAGCGACTGGAAGAAGCGCCACCGGCAGCTGCCGAACGGCCGAGGACTGGGGATGGCCGCCTCTTCCTACATCTCCGGCACGAACTACCCGATCTATCCGAACGAGATGCCCCAGGCCGCGGTGCAGGTCCAGGTCGAGCGCTCGGGACGGGTGGCGATCCTGCACGGCGCCTCGGAGATCGGGCAGGGTTCCGATTCCACGATGGCCTACATCGCGTGCGAGGAACTCGGCGTCCCGCTCGAATACGTGCGCGTCTTCTCGGCCGACACGGACCTCACGCCGGTAGACCTGGGGGCCTATTCGTCGCGCGAGACCGTGATGGTGGGGAACGCCTGCGTCGAAGCCTGCCGCACGCTGCGCGCGCAGGTCGCGGAGGCCGTCGCGGAGCAATGGGGCGTGCCGGCCGCCCGGGTGCGCCTGGCGCGTGGCTGGGCCTTCGATGCGGAGGCTCCGGAAGACGCCGGCCGCCGGATCCCGATCTCGGAGGCGTTCAACATCGCCGAGGCGAAGTTCGGCCTGCTCGGCGCCGTCGGCTCCTACGACACGCCCAAGGATGTCCACGGAGACTACCGTGGCGGCACGATCGGATCTTCGCCCGCCTACTCTTTCACCGCGCACGTGGCCGAAGTCGAGGTCGAGGAGGACACGGGCGTCGTCGACGTGAAGAACATCTGGGTGGCGCACGATTGCGGGCGCGCGCTCAACCCGGTGCTCGTCGAGGGCCAGATCGAGGGCTCCGCCTACATGGGCTTCGCGGAGGCGATCTTCGAGGAACAACTCTTCCGCGAGGGAGATGTGGAGGGCGGCCTGCACACGTCGCCGTCGCTCCTCGACTACCGGATCCCCACCTCGATGGACTGCCCGGAGTTCGAGGCGCTCATCGTCGAGTCGGTGGACCCGGAGGGTCCCTACGGCGCCAAGGAGGCGGGCGAGGGGCCGCTGCACCCGTCGCTCCCCGCGATCGCGAACGCGATCCATGACGCGGTCGGCGTCCGCATCGATGCGCTCCCCTTCACGCCGCAGCGCGTGTGGCGGGCCCTGCGTGCGCACGCCGCCGGGGCCGCACGCGAGGACGTGGCCTGACCCCCTCGTGCATCCCGCCGGTTTGAAACAGTTCGTCCGACAACTCGGCGTCGACACGCGGGGGAAGGGTCTGTATGAGATCACCCGTCCGATCCTCGAGTGGGCTGCCGGGCTCGAGATCGAGACGGGCATGCTCACGGTCTACATCCGCCACACGTCGGCGTCGCTGACGATCCAGGAGAACGCGGACCCGGACGTCCTCCACGATCTCTCCAACTTCTTCGCCCGCCTCGTGCCCGAAGGCGACCCCCACTACCGGCACACGATGGAGGGGCCGGATGACATGCCGGCGCACATCCGGTCCGCCCTGACCCAGACGCACCTGGCCGTCCCGGTGCTCGACGGAGCGCCGGCTCTGGGAACCTGGCAGGGCATCTTCCTCTTCGAGCACCGGAGCCGCCCCCACCGGCGTACGGTCGTGTTGCACGTCCTCGGCGAATAGGCGTGCGTAGCGCGGGACGGACAGCGGGAACGCCCGGGTTCCGGGTAGTCGTGGCGCTCGCCGCCGCATCGGCCGGGGCGTGCGGCGACGGGAGCATGGACCTTCCGCTGACGCGGCCGCCGATGGTCATTGACGGCGTCGCCGACTTCGAACTGGCCATCGGGGAGACGGCGACGCTCGAAGCGTCCGGCTACTTCCGGGATCCCGACGGAGACGTCCTCTCTTTCGAGGCGAGGTCGTCCGCGGGGGAAGTCGCGAGCGCCGAAGTCTCGGGGAGCACGGTCCGCGTCGTCGCTTTGACGCGCGGGACGTCGACGGTGGCGATCACGGCGCGCGACCCCGAAGGCCGGGCCGCCGCGCTACGCTTCGACGTCACCGTGCCGCTGCCCCGGACGTTCGACATCGTGCTCAGCTTCGACACCGCGGTGACCGAGCCGCGGCGGGCCGCGGTCGTCGCGGCGGCGGAACTCTGGATGTCGGTGCTGGCCGCCGCGGAACTGCCGGACGTTACGGTCGACGACGACATCGAATGCTACGGCGCGCACACGACGGAGCCCCCGGGGACCATCGATGATCTGCTGGTTCTCGTCGAGTTCCGGGACATCGACGGTCCGGGCCGGACGCTCGCCCAGGCCGGCGTGTGCCGTCTGCGCGAAGGGTCGATGCTGCCGGTCGCGAGCGTGGCGTTCTTCGACGAGTCGGACTTCGACGGCCTCATCGACTCCGGCGACGCGACGGAACTCGCCGTTCACGAAATCGCGCACGCGCTCGGATTCGGCCTGCTGTGGCGTCCTCTCGGGCTCCTTCGGGATCCCGCCCTCGGCGTGGGAGCGATCGACGCGCACTTCGTCGGTCCCCTGGCCCTCGACGCCTTCGACGCGGCGGGCGGCACGGACTACACGGGCGGGGCGAAAGTCCCCGTCGAGAACTTCGGCGGAGCCGGGACGGCGAACCTCCATTGGCGGGGATCCGTCCTCCGGGGAGAACTCATGAGGCCGCTCAACAGGATCGGATCGCGGGAGACGCTCAGCGCGATCACGATCCAGTCGCTGGCCGATCTGGGTTACATTGTCGATGTGAGCCTGGCGGAGCCGTACACGCTTCCCGGCGTCGGCGCCGCGGCCGAGAAGCCCGGCCGCGTGGTCGTCCTGGGCGACGATGTCCTCAGGGGTCCGGTGCAGGTCGTCGATTCGGAAGGCCGCGTCGTGCGCGTGCTCCGCGACCGTTCGCCGCGGTAGGTTCCGTCCCGTTGACCGGATAAACCGTAGATTCCTATGCTCAAGCCGGCGCACTCGACCTCCATGGGATAAGGCACAATGCTGCGCAGATTGCTGTTCGGATCCAGTCTCAGGATCATCGCCGTGATCATCGTCGGTACGATTGCGGTCGCGGCACTAATGCTCTCGCTGGCCCCCGAGCCGGAAAGCCAGGAACCGCCTCCCCAGATCCCGTTCGCGCAAACCGCCGGTGTCGTGGCCGGGTCGGGCGCGATCCCCGTGTTCGGATCCGGCACCGTGCGGCCAAGCGAGGAGATCGATGTCGCGCCGCAGGTGGGCGGCAAGGTCGTCTGGGTAAACCCGCGGTTCCAGAGTGGAGGGCGCGTGGAGGCGGGCCAGACGCTCTTCCGCATCGAAGAAGCCGATTACGCGTACCGCGTGCAGGTAGCGGAAGCGAACGTCGCGGCAAGCCGCGTCGCCTTCCTCGAGGAACAGGAACGGGCAACGATCGCCAGCGCCCAGTATGAACTGTACTCGGAGCGGCGCGAGACGGGGCCCCCGCCGCCCGAGGCGAGTCCGCTCACGCTGAGGGAGCCTCAGCTGGAAGCGGCCAGGGCCGCGCTGAGCCGGGACGAAGCCCGGCTTGAGGAGGCGAGACTTGCGCTCTCCAGGACCCGGGTCACCGCGCCGTTCGATGGTTTCGTGCGCGAGGAATCTGTCGATGCGGGGCAGGTCGTGAACCCCGGGCAGCCCGTCGGACGCCTCTTCGCGTCGGGGGCGGTGGAGGTCGTCGTTCCCCTCGCCGATGCCGACGCCGCCCTGGTCCCCGGATTGTGGGGGCTCGAGGCGGGCGACGGGGCACGGGACGTGGCGGCTCGTGTGATCGCCCACTACGGGGACATGATGTATGCCTGGGAGGGCTACGTGGATCGGGGCGAAAGCTCCGTTGATGCGCAGACACGCACCATCGATGTGATCGTGCGCGTGCCGGATCCGTTCGACGCGGGCGCGCCGGCGGGCCGGTCCGCTGCCGTTGGGGGCGACCCTCCGTTGCTGGTCGGCAAGTTCGTGGAGGTGGAGATCGAGGGACTCTCACCGGAGGACTACTTTCAGGTCCCGCGCGCGGCGCTGCAGCCCGGCAATGAAATCTGGACGGTGGATCGCGACGGCGTCGTGAGCATCGTTCCGGTCCAGGTGCTGCAACGCGCCAACGATGCGGTGTTCGTCACCGGCGCCCTGCGGGGAGGCCAGGCAGTGATCACCGGTGGACTTCAGTTCGCCACCCAAGGGATGCGCGTCCAGACCGACCCGGTGCGATGAATCCCGACGCGGGCCCCGAACCGGGCGACCGCCGCGAGCGGTCCGGCCCGCTCGCCTATATGGCCAGCAACGGCATCGCGGCCAATCTCCTGATGATGGGCATCGTCGCGGCCGGACTCGTGTCCCTGACCGGCCTCGAGCGCGAAGCCTGGCCTGTCACCCCCTTCTACCACATCGAAGTCTCGATGGCCTATCCCGGTGCCACGCCGGAGGAGATCGAGGAGTCGATCGTCGTCAAGATCGAGGACCAGGTCAGCGGGCTCGATGACGTGCAGGCGGTCAAGTCCCTGGCGGCTCCGGGCATCGCCTCCGTGCGGATTCAGATGGATTCCGGCACGGACATGGATCGGGCCCTGGACGACATAGAATCCGCCGTCAATCGCATCCAGTCCTTCCCTGCCGGTGCCGAACGTCCCCGCTTCCAGGAGATGGACAACCGCTTCAGCATGATGCGGCTCATCG contains the following coding sequences:
- a CDS encoding efflux RND transporter periplasmic adaptor subunit; amino-acid sequence: MLRRLLFGSSLRIIAVIIVGTIAVAALMLSLAPEPESQEPPPQIPFAQTAGVVAGSGAIPVFGSGTVRPSEEIDVAPQVGGKVVWVNPRFQSGGRVEAGQTLFRIEEADYAYRVQVAEANVAASRVAFLEEQERATIASAQYELYSERRETGPPPPEASPLTLREPQLEAARAALSRDEARLEEARLALSRTRVTAPFDGFVREESVDAGQVVNPGQPVGRLFASGAVEVVVPLADADAALVPGLWGLEAGDGARDVAARVIAHYGDMMYAWEGYVDRGESSVDAQTRTIDVIVRVPDPFDAGAPAGRSAAVGGDPPLLVGKFVEVEIEGLSPEDYFQVPRAALQPGNEIWTVDRDGVVSIVPVQVLQRANDAVFVTGALRGGQAVITGGLQFATQGMRVQTDPVR
- a CDS encoding secondary thiamine-phosphate synthase enzyme YjbQ, whose product is MKQFVRQLGVDTRGKGLYEITRPILEWAAGLEIETGMLTVYIRHTSASLTIQENADPDVLHDLSNFFARLVPEGDPHYRHTMEGPDDMPAHIRSALTQTHLAVPVLDGAPALGTWQGIFLFEHRSRPHRRTVVLHVLGE
- a CDS encoding molybdopterin cofactor-binding domain-containing protein encodes the protein MHPHELTPRQLEAAEAPDGLPDLADAEFTALGRRARRVEGLRKSTGREIYTDDIVLPGMLHGKILRSTEAHARIVSIDTAEAEALEGVYGVITGRDMPTPYGIIPWTRDEHALCLDKVRFIGDAVAAVAAVDEDTANAALERIHVEYEPLPVYLSPEESLTPEAAAEPIHAPRKPGGNGNILKHVHLEFGDVDAQMAEADVTVEGEYFFHGTTHTPIEPHCAISRLNPDGVLEVWSSTQVPHYLQRDLARVLDHDVAKVRVVQPAVGGAFGGKSEPFDLEFCVALLAMRTGRPVKILYTREELFYSHRGRHPMRMKYRLGASREGKLRALDAHTILDGGAYASFGLVTTYYSGQLLTSPCHIESYRFDSTRVYTNVAPCGPKRGHGSVQPRFAYEISLDKMARKLGLDPFELRRRNFMGTGRTVNEFKVRSNGFLECLEAVERASDWKKRHRQLPNGRGLGMAASSYISGTNYPIYPNEMPQAAVQVQVERSGRVAILHGASEIGQGSDSTMAYIACEELGVPLEYVRVFSADTDLTPVDLGAYSSRETVMVGNACVEACRTLRAQVAEAVAEQWGVPAARVRLARGWAFDAEAPEDAGRRIPISEAFNIAEAKFGLLGAVGSYDTPKDVHGDYRGGTIGSSPAYSFTAHVAEVEVEEDTGVVDVKNIWVAHDCGRALNPVLVEGQIEGSAYMGFAEAIFEEQLFREGDVEGGLHTSPSLLDYRIPTSMDCPEFEALIVESVDPEGPYGAKEAGEGPLHPSLPAIANAIHDAVGVRIDALPFTPQRVWRALRAHAAGAAREDVA
- a CDS encoding TolC family protein; the protein is MQRGAATGEVGREIRVRRRQRRRPRRDPAGPDPGHRDEESNIRYITLLGLGALLLLPRPALGQEAVRRVSLAEALGAFAENSFALRIARSEAAEIAGAARQSRAWFNPSLSVRRDDLDRNGDEYWEENLLLFQPLEWPGRTAARYRAAAHTIEASTARFRSDSTRLAFEVREAWALAWFAEAAELTARQAAAVIQEVAEDAEIRLEEGDISAYETRRLRLERVQAEQDVAEAELRSRGTRRRLAALTFPGTGIEEVGPSAALEGLPPTVTREAALGAMPERPDLEAAARDLDAAQAELAIARSRWMPDPTVSLGYRRQEGGFQGLSLGLDLPLPLFDRGGGNRQAADARSAAAAHRLDLRRRLAENDLRMTSDRYASSRARLEAAADGLLADAEALLASATAAYAENEMSLLELLDAASAFRSARLSALSMRSAAWIDYWDLLRAMGRAPEGDRH
- a CDS encoding leishmanolysin-related zinc metalloendopeptidase, giving the protein MRSAGRTAGTPGFRVVVALAAASAGACGDGSMDLPLTRPPMVIDGVADFELAIGETATLEASGYFRDPDGDVLSFEARSSAGEVASAEVSGSTVRVVALTRGTSTVAITARDPEGRAAALRFDVTVPLPRTFDIVLSFDTAVTEPRRAAVVAAAELWMSVLAAAELPDVTVDDDIECYGAHTTEPPGTIDDLLVLVEFRDIDGPGRTLAQAGVCRLREGSMLPVASVAFFDESDFDGLIDSGDATELAVHEIAHALGFGLLWRPLGLLRDPALGVGAIDAHFVGPLALDAFDAAGGTDYTGGAKVPVENFGGAGTANLHWRGSVLRGELMRPLNRIGSRETLSAITIQSLADLGYIVDVSLAEPYTLPGVGAAAEKPGRVVVLGDDVLRGPVQVVDSEGRVVRVLRDRSPR